From one Acinonyx jubatus isolate Ajub_Pintada_27869175 chromosome B1, VMU_Ajub_asm_v1.0, whole genome shotgun sequence genomic stretch:
- the CHRNA9 gene encoding neuronal acetylcholine receptor subunit alpha-9, translated as MNWPHSCISFCWIYFAVSRLRAVETADGKYAQKLFNDLFEDYSNALRPVEDTDKVLNVTLQITLSQIKDMDERNQILTAYLWIRQIWHDAYLTWDRDQYDGLDSIRIPSDLVWRPDIVLYNKADDESSEPVNTNVVLRYDGLITWDAPAITKSSCVVDVTYFPFDNQQCNLTFGSWTYNGNQVDIFNALDSGDLSDFIEDVEWEVHGMPAVKNVISYGCCSEPYPDVTFTLLLKRRSSFYIVNLLIPCVLISFLAPLSFYLPAASGEKVSLGVTILLAMTVFQLMVAEIMPASENVPLIGKYYIATMALITASTALTIMVMNIHFCGAEARPVPHWARVVILKYMSRVLCVYDVGESCLSPRHNRERTHLTKVYGKLPEPNLNMDRNKDLPRKKEINKLLKNDLGCQGENPQDADSYCARYKVLTRNIEYIAKCLKDHKATNSKGSEWKKVAKVIDRFFMWVFFIMVFVMTVLIIARAD; from the exons ATGAACTGGCCCCATTCCTGCATCTCCTTTTGCTGGATTTACTTTGCTGTCTCCAGACTGAGAG CTGTAGAAACAGCAGATGGAAAATATGCTCAGAAATTGTTTAATGACCTTTTTGAAGATTATTCCAATGCTCTTCGTCCAGTAGAAGATACAGATAAAGTCCTGAATGTCACCCTGCAGATTACACTTTCTCAGATTAAGGACATG gatgaaagaaaccagattctGACTGCCTATTTATGGATCCGCCAAATCTGGCATGATGCATATCTCACATGGGATCGAGACCAGTATGATGGACTGGATTCCATCAGGATCCCCAGTGACCTGGTATGGAGGCCAGATATTGTCCTATATAACAA GGCTGATGACGAATCTTCTGAGCCTGTGAACACCAACGTGGTTCTGCGGTATGATGGGCTAATCACCTGGGATGCACCAGCCATCACCAAAAGCTCCTGTGTAGTGGATGTCACCTATTTCCCCTTTGATAACCAGCAGTGCAATCTGACCTTTGGTTCCTGGACCTACAATGGCAACCAGGTGGACATATTCAATGCCCTAGACAGTGgagacctctctgacttcatcgAAGATGTGGAGTGGGAGGTCCATGGCATGCCTGCTGTGAAGAATGTGATCTCCTATGGCTGCTGCTCTGAGCCTTACCCAGATGTGACATTCACTCTCCTTCTGAAGAGGAGGTCCTCATTCTATATCGTCAACCTCCTCATCCCATGCGTCCTCATATCTTTTCTGGCTCCCTTGAGTTTCTATCTCCCAGCAGCCTCTGGGGAAAAGGTCTCCTTGGGAGTGACCATCCTGTTGGCCATGACTGTATTTCAGCTCATGGTGGCAGAGATCATGCCGGCCTCAGAAAATGTACCTCTGATAG GCAAATACTACATAGCCACAATGGCTTTGATCACAGCCTCCACCGCGTTGACCATTATGGTGATGAATATCCACTTCTGTGGGGCCGAGGCTCGGCCAGTGCCACACTGGGCCAGGGTGGTCATCCTGAAATACATGTCCAGGGTCTTGTGTGTCTACGATGTGGGTGAGAGCTGCCTTAGTCCCCGCCACAACAGGGAGCGAACCCACCTCACAAAGGTTTATGGCAAACTTCCAGAGCCAAATCTGAACATGGACAGAAACAAAGACCTtcccagaaagaaggaaataaacaagctCTTAAAGAATGACTTGGGATGCCAGGGTGAGAACCCACAGGATGCTGACAGTTACTGTGCACGGTACAAAGTGCTGACAAGGAATATTGAGTACATTGCCAAGTGCCTCAAAGACCACAAGGCCACCAATTCCAAGGGGAGTGAGTGGAAGAAAGTTGCAAAAGTCATAGACCGATTcttcatgtgggtttttttcattaTGGTGTTTGTGATGACTGTTTTGATCATAGCAAGAGCAGATTAG